The following are encoded together in the Poseidonibacter lekithochrous genome:
- the recO gene encoding recombination protein RecO: protein MQGYIIDIKPVKDEDLIVCLLTENEIINSYRFYGARHSNINIGYKIDFELEDTRSSIPRLKDVIQLGFEWVLDYEKMYCWQRFVKLFYSHLKDLEQVDPYYFYSLDHLTHVMIKQNALRAICESYIHLLEHEGRLHTDYHCLLCEHEIKEDISLVRSFLPAHAKCTYSRKFELYKIKELFEEKNLINFTQEEVEYLWNIILQGL from the coding sequence TTGCAAGGTTATATAATAGATATAAAACCTGTAAAAGATGAAGACTTAATTGTCTGCTTGCTTACAGAAAATGAAATAATAAACTCTTATAGATTTTATGGAGCAAGACACTCCAATATTAATATTGGATATAAAATAGATTTTGAACTTGAAGATACAAGATCAAGTATACCTAGACTAAAAGATGTAATACAACTTGGTTTTGAATGGGTACTTGATTATGAAAAAATGTATTGTTGGCAAAGATTTGTAAAACTATTTTATTCTCACCTAAAAGACTTAGAACAAGTTGATCCATACTATTTTTATAGCTTGGATCACTTGACACACGTAATGATAAAACAAAATGCCCTTCGAGCAATCTGTGAATCTTATATCCATTTATTAGAACATGAAGGTAGATTACATACTGATTATCATTGTTTATTATGTGAACATGAAATCAAAGAAGATATATCTTTAGTTCGTAGTTTTTTACCCGCACACGCAAAGTGTACTTACTCTAGAAAATTTGAATTGTATAAAATAAAAGAGTTATTTGAAGAAAAAAATTTGATTAATTTTACACAAGAAGAAGTAGAGTATTTATGGAACATAATTCTTCAAGGTTTATAA
- a CDS encoding pyrimidine/purine nucleoside phosphorylase: MAEFNNVSIAKAASVLFEGNITSRSIEFEDGSRKTLGIMLKGEYELNTVHTEIMDIQRGKLEVLLPAEDWVEYEGPATFEIPANSKFKLRVHSLVDYCCSFIKNS, from the coding sequence ATGGCTGAGTTTAATAATGTTTCTATTGCAAAAGCTGCAAGTGTACTTTTTGAAGGAAATATTACAAGTAGAAGTATAGAGTTCGAAGATGGTTCAAGAAAAACTTTAGGAATTATGTTAAAAGGTGAATATGAGTTAAATACTGTTCATACTGAAATAATGGATATCCAAAGAGGTAAACTTGAAGTTTTATTACCAGCTGAAGACTGGGTTGAATATGAAGGTCCTGCAACATTTGAAATTCCTGCGAATTCAAAATTCAAACTAAGAGTTCACTCTTTAGTTGACTATTGTTGTTCTT